In Procambarus clarkii isolate CNS0578487 unplaced genomic scaffold, FALCON_Pclarkii_2.0 HiC_scaffold_1367, whole genome shotgun sequence, the genomic stretch cccaggtattttctAAATCAAACTTTATCCAATTTACTAACTGCTCTTATATTTACAGCTTTTTTATATTCCTTTTGTTATACCCCTCTCAGTAAATTGAATACTTTAATCATGTTACCCGTTACTCTAGCGGGACCAATTACACCTGTCCCTACAATCTCACCTTTACCGGCCAATATAAGCTGCGACTGGAAGCATAATCTCGCATCTTGTGCTTCTGTGTCTTAGTGTCACCAAGGATTAAAGGTTTAAGTACTTGTGTCTCCGCAGTGCTTGTTGTATTCCAAGATGCTGCCTGTTTTGCCTGTGTTTTGCCTGTGTTTGGCTACGCTCGTCCAGGGCGATGCAAGCATTCAGGTGAGTTTCTTTCATTATTTATCTCGTGGTAATTACTTCGTGATTTACGCCATTAATAGTGTCTATTGGTTTTGAATTTTAAGTGTCATTCTTTCAACAACGTAAGGCATTATTTATGCGAAACAATTTTAAATGCATACTGAAGTTTACTTTTCTTTTACGAGAGTagtgggcatccatcagtctcagcagACATATATttccatgtaaattgattaatcttTCTTTTATATGAAAACCTTTGGGATTTGTCTAACATCAGTTAGATTTGTATCTAACAGTATATAGGTACCCGTGAAGTCGGGAACTGTGGTGGGTTGTGGCACACAATACCACAAAAATGTAGAGGTTTCATCTAACATGTTGTTTGTGGACAGATGTGGAGTGTTGACGTGTTAAAAAATAACGATGTGATCCGGGAACTAGAAAACGGCGGTTACTTCGATATTTGGGGCGACAATACAACCCACGCCCAGGTAAGTGAACTGTTTGCTGTCAGACAACTTTCTTGCATGAATTGTGTATATACTtggccgaaacgttgtcgttgctTCATTTTCATGTGTGTGGTTTTGTAATTTATAGTATATTGGAGGGCCACTCATAATCATGCGTCATCTTTGTAGATTCTGGTAAGCTCGACCTGTAGGAGTACGTTGGTACAGCAGGTGCTGGAGTCCTCAGAGATGAGGTactgggtggaggtggaggatgTGATGAGTCTGGTGCAGCAGGAGCGGATTTTTATGGAGACAACCAAAAACAACAGAGGTAAATACATGCTCGCTCAAATACCCAATTTGCATATGATTgagaatataaataaatttgattGATTTAGTAGAATTTACACTGTCCATATATTTCACGTATATGTAAGATGTTTGCTAAGAAACTGTGGAAATCCTCTTTCTTATTGTCATAAATTTAAACAAAACTAGAACAATAGATTTTAATACCTCATACTATATGTTGTTAATGATATATTGCATAAGGTTTACAGTTTTTTATATTATAACCCAACGAATCCCACAGAACATCCGATGGATTGGAACGTCTACCACAATACGGCAGACGTCGAGAAGTTCATAAACTGGGTGAAGGAAATGGGAGGCTGCTTCGTGCAGGTGCTAACGGCAGCCACCACGGAGGAGGGGCGCCAAGTCCTGGTGATTAAAGTCACAGATCCATTCTCCGATGAACCCAAGACAAAGATCTGGATCGAAGCTGGTAAGAGAGAGGAGCTTGTTCGTCCTGAATAGCCAATAGAGTTAGCAATTAGAGTTTAGAGTTATTGCGTATATAACAATTATAAGTAAGATAATAGAGTTAATAATGATAAGTGACAATATAAAATAATAGCTAATTATTTCCCAATCTCTATCCCGTTGTTCCAGGTATCCATGCTCGTGAATGGATCTCTCCTGCCGTCTCTCTGTATATCCTGAACCTTCTGATTACAGACGATTCTTGGCGAGACCTGCTGAAGAGGACGGAGTGGTACATCGTGCCTGTCGTCAACCCGGACGGCTATCATTACTCCTTCACCTCCGAGAGTGCCAGGTCAGTCAACAGTGTACACGATATGCAACACCGTGCAGTGTTCATGCCACACAACCTCGCACAGTGAAGACAGAAGACACAGTGCAGAAgtattgtaaaactgcaggggtcataaagacccctgcagttttacaatacactctgCACATTATTGCCCAGAAGCGTGTGTATCCCAAGTCGTGACTAGTAATGAGATAATACATATAGCAGTTTATTATGGGAAATAATACCAACCTTttagtttttaaaaaaaaattcattgtCATGATTCTAACATTATTGTTTACTCTAGGCTGTGGAGAAAGAATCGCCAGACCCACCTTGATAGAGGGTGCAAAGGAGTGAGCCTGATCCGTGACATGGACTTGGAATGGAGCTTCAGCACTCCATTCGACCCTTGTAGTGAGACTTACAAAGGCGTCACACCCTTCACTGAACCAGAAACCCGAGGTCTCCAAGCAATCATGGAAACAGTGGGTGGCATTGACCTGTTCATAGCTTTCCGAGGCTATGGCCAGTCTATCGTTTATCCTGTGTTGCGGAATGACATTCCTCCAGCAAACATCCATGAACACGAAGTTCTGGCTATGGTATTTGTTCATGCCGTGAGCTATACGTCTCGTGGACATATCAATTATGAGATAGGCCAATCAGGACCACTGTACGGTCTAACCTCTGAAGACTTGGCACCCGAGGCACAGAATAGGTTCATATATACCATTGATCTCCCTTATAAAGGGAGATATGGACTTCTTCATTCAGAGAGTAATATTAGCAGCACTCTGATGGAGACCACTGCCGGTATCATGTGCATGGTCCGTCATATTACTAACACGGGTCACTGTACCAATCCTTAGTAGCAGCCATATGTATAGTTGGTACATATGGCATATGGTTGGTACTAAGGCAGGAGTTACTCCTGGAATCAACATTATTTATGTAAGTAATTCCTAAATCTGAATTTTAAATcctaaaataaaacaataaaaaatctACCTGTTTTTATTTAAACTGCTATTAGACAAGTCTAACAAATAAATTTACAACAGTAGGCAGGTATTTAGCTAATGTAACAACCGGTCTTTTTATATAATGATGTTCCACTTGATGTTGTAGTTATTTACATGAATATATGTTTAGTATTTATGTACTTGACTTTATAATAGTGTATCAAAATTTGTTTGAAGCTCAAGTTATCTTTTCTTTAGCCACTGCACATAAGTAGAAGTGTACCTTTACAATAAAGTATATGGAAAGTTTCAAattttccatttcaatatttgctTTCTCAAACCAACAGTAACTATTCTTCATTTAAAAAGAATCGAATTCCCTCACTTCCATTCTGTGGCTTAAGGGAAAAGATGAGGGCCATTTCTGGCATATTGCTATTCAGTGCCGGAATCGTGGATTGAACCATTTTGCGAAAAAGAAGATAtatcactttatttatttatttattaaattttgcatatacaagaatgtacataaggaatgtgaggatacaaatatggtaattacagtcttgtaaagcaactagcacgcgcagcgtttctggcGTTCCTTTCTTCCAGCAATtgcccaattagcctaacgtctatttttGGAAAATTGCTTGAATCGACAATTGCAAAAGCCATTCCTCTGCATCTTGAAAAAAGAATAATTAATGACTCACAACGTGGTTTTGCTAACGGCCGTTTGTAACAAATATGCTATCTTCTATTTTATCATAATTCAGTCAGgtatattaacaatataattaGGGTATATTTCACacaaacagtaggagtctaagaagcAAAATGAAGGAGGTGTTACCACTACTGGCAGCTGCTCTTCGCGcacgcatttaaaaaaaaattcgtaagaaatccatttcttaacatatAGGGATGAATTTTTTAcgacgctgatgccaaataacgggAAATTTTTTTTACTATATTTAATATTTGGAAAAGTCTCCACATGCACCTTAAAAAACAGAGATAACGGGGGAAAAAAAAATTACGAAGTtcccatagcagggcaagcaaagacaaatcctaaagtttttttcagttaattcgaacaaagattagtgagaggataggtccattaaaagttAACATTGGTCAGATAACAGATAATGACAAagcgatgagtagtatttttaatatatattttatctctgtatttactaaagaggaacttaaaactatgccttcagccaaacaagtctatgtgtgtTGGGACGAggataggttgactagtttagctgtTACCATTGAGGATGTTATTGAGGAAATAgggaactcaaaccaaacaaatccccagtgaCGGACGAAGaacttttaatggacctattcagGGTGTTTAAAAAATGCAAAAGGGAGCTTTTCGAGccagtctaccatatttaataaatcatttgtCAGACAGAGTGccggagtcatggaaggttgctaaagaggtgacattttttttttaagaaaagagattgatcacttgcgtaaaactatcggccaattagcctaacgtctattgtaggaaaATTACTAGAATTGatatgcaaataccattcgtcttcatgtagaaaatataaattaataaatgattcacaacatggtttaacatatggccattcatgtttaaaaaaaatttcaTCATTTTATTCAAGCTAAGTTAAGGCAGTTGTGAAGTGCGTACCTTGCCTTTAGCAAAGActctgatacagtgccacatgaaagactgattaaaaagatagagtctcacggTATTAAGAGTGCTTTATAAACATGGATTAGGGTATAGCTATAACTAAAGAAATAGAGTGGTAGTGTAAATGGTGTTAATTCAAAATGGAAAAAAGATGTAAGTGTAACTGGAGTGCcccaggctctgtcctgggaccactgtcatttagcacacacacactatatatataaatatatatatatatatatatatatatatatatatatatatatatatatatatatatatatatatatatatatatatatatatatatatatatatatatatatatatatatatatatatatatgcgaacaagcctgaatggtcccccggacaatatatatatatatatatatatatatatatatatatatatatatatatatatatatatatatatatatatatatatatatatatatatatatatatattgagccaCCACTTGAGCTCAAGtggtggctcaaaagggccaccacttatgggctattcatgcccgtgccaccttttgggtggcttaatcatgaTGGCATTTTAGGTGGCATCAATCAATttattttcacttgagaatgaaccatagtGGTTCGAAACTTTGTGCaatttgtataaataagtgtaatacattctatagtaattaactatttttattcaccttgaaataacgaaaatgagttttttgagaactcctctttcagctatgctctgatgctaggaaaataattagagggatagaagccctaaaccagatgatagtaaatactgaatctgcggccatattcaatgagacatgtttaaaagaaaacctgctgcgaaCGCACTCCTCATTCTCATGGTTCTCCTCAacgcatggttcattctcaagtgaaaataaattgattgattgatgccaCCTATAATGCCatcaagattaagccacccaaaaggtggcacgggcatgaatagcccataagtgtgtaaccaatgcaactctgcctcgtgtggaccacgtgaccaggacaagtatacacataaaacacatggaaacaataaaatgcaaattaataacaaatttaatttattaaaagaaaactaaaacaaaatctaaatatgttcactccctattactttaacactccctacttgacctgagtggcaaatgagaagactatttctataattaacaatagcaactataccttgggcgaccagctagatgtcgtggctggtctaggggagaggtaagatgtttgacctctcctagctgcttccgtgaccacactgccctcctccttgtctggtctaccccagacagagtattgtatccttccgcctagtcagtcaaagtcctaccccgttactagcaaggtttaagttataacaattaacctctgttgtacttaattgatccagactggttgaattattttactgaattagattacacaaacatctaacggcaaagctgttcccgatcacaaaaatggttattaaaactttgagaaatattagacatgtcaaccctgctgacctatgaccgccggtcactccgcctcaaaagttagatctgattcgtgacgtcactgatggtgacttaaactcaataattagaatactcttgatattgtatccagtactattatacaatacaattttaatgcaaaatgaataaaggctaattttctctaaattgctgaatactataggatggttcattatacgcagctatgaacaaagcgttggttatttccaccgcgaattcccctgggggtcaggtcaccatgcggctcagcttcccattctcttttgtcgataaaccactctggataattcttacaacagcctagtttgttacaacccccccgcacaagcacttagtaaaccttgttaatttgttaaaattcacgaggtttagtatccaaacccacaattcaactcatgccacaaacaaaagctaacctaactaataaaatttgacaaataatagtccaacatcataatgaacatgttcatatttcataaatttctcagctgtcaactgacagcaatcctctaatatcaggaaacatacatcctatccttactgacatagctaaataacatgtccctactctaccatcaaagactagctattaaactctcttggctcttcactagccaagtccatgtgtcctctagagccggccacaccgtgctcaaacaaacattaaagttatatcatcagactgaactttgtcatccgggagcgtactacggaactatcaggtacacatccgtgtactaaccactccccatcaatgtcaaccttgacatgttaaggaacacacctaatgtttattacatctATCTAAAAATATTTGAGCCATTATTAGTACCAATagatgatactgaagatctgttgaggtgcgactgcaccctgcgtgactggagatgtctcccatttcataaaaaataaattgattgatgaattcacttgaacgtgtccaacgtaggatgactaagttaattccccaaattagaaatctttcatatgaagaaagattaaccaagcttaagttgcattcactggaaaggcgaagagttaggggtgacatgatagaagtttacaagtggatgaatggacataacagggaggatattaatagggtattaaaaatatcaacacaagacagaacacgaaacaatgggtataaattggacaagtttagatttaggaaagacttgggtaaatactggttcagtaacagggttgttgatttgtggaaccaattgccgtgtaacgtggtggaggtggggtccctcgattgtttcaagcatgggttggacatgtatatgagtgggattgggtggttataaataggagctgcctcgtatgggccaatagaccttctgtagttgcctttgttcttattttcaatgtggaggtgggatccctcgattgtttcaagcatgggttggacatgtatatgagtgggattgggtggttataaataggagctgcctcgtataggccttctgcagttgccttgttcttatgttatatccattctatagtacggcgaccaaaactgaactgaataatctaaatggggccctaaccagagcaagatattacTGAAGAAcaataccaggtgtcttgttactaacgcttcgattaataaatcccagtgtcctatttacctcatttcgaacattcatgcattgataatttggttttaaattcttactaatcgtaacacccagatccctttcgcaatcaaacttcgcaatctcaacaccgtcTAGCTCGTACTTGTaaatttatcatcattacctagcctcagaactttacatttatcagcataaaactgcatctgctaatcttttgaccatttcaaaaccctatttagataaacttgaagtgatagtgagtcttctttccTGTTAATTTCCCTACTTACCGATTTTTGTATATGTATGATCTGATGTTCTTAGATTAGATATATAATATGAACGAGTTTTGTTGAATATAAAtaagagcggcctcgtatggtggAATACATTCCTTTTTaagtttttttcattattttgtttttatacaTATTGGAAATGAGCATACAAAGATATTAAAACATCAGTACCAACTGAAAcaagaaacaatggatataaattgggaaAGATAGACACAGGAAAATCACTCGAAAATACTGGTTTTGAAATAGTGTGTTTAATCTACTAAAGACCTAACTATTAACGTAATAGATGTTGATTCATGTATAATTCAAATTCATATATAAAACACTGCAGCGATCCAATATCCGGTATGATAATTTTTTCCTGAAATCTACTATCACATTTCTAAACcactatttacccaggtattttctAAATCAAACTTTATCCAATTTACTAACTGCTCTTATATTTACAGCTTTTTTATATTCCTTTTGTTATACCCCTCTCAGTAAATTGAATACTTTAATCATGTTACCCGTTACTCTAGCGGGACCAATTACACCTGTCCCTACAATCTCACCTTTACCGGCCAATATAAGCTGCGACTGGAAGCATAATCTCGCATCTTGTGCTTCTGTGTCTTAGTGTCACCAAGGATTAAAGGTTTAAGTACTTGTGTCTCCGCAGTGCTTGTTGTATTCCAAGATGCTGCCTGTTTTGCCTGTGTTTTGCCTGTGTTTGGCTACGCTCGTCCAGGGCGATGCAAGCATTCAGGTGAGTTTCTTTCATTATTTATCTCGTGGTAATTACTTCGTGATTTACGCCATTAATAGTGTCTATTGGTTTTGAATTTTAAGTGTCATTCTTTCAACAACGTAAGGCATTATTTATGCGAAACAATTTTAAATGCATACTGAAGTTTACTTTTCTTTTACGAGAGTagtgggcatccatcagtctcagcagACATATATttccatgtaaattgattaatcttTCTTTTATATGAAAACCTTTGGGATTTGTCTAACATCAGTTAGATTTGTATCTAACAGTATATAGGTACCCGTGAAGTCGGGAACTGTGGTGGGTTGTGGCACACAATACCACAAAAATGTAGAGGTTTTATCTAACATGTTGTTTGTGGACAGATGTGGAGTGTTGACGTGTTAAAAAATAACGATGTGATCCGGGAACTAGAAAACGGCGGTTACTTCGATATTTGGGGCGACAATACAACCCACGCCCAGGTAAGTGAACTGTTTGCTGTCAGACAACTTTCTTGCATGAATTGTGTATATACTtggccgaaacgttgtcgttgctTCATTTTCATGTGTGTGGTTTTGTAATTTATAGTATATTGGAGGGCCACTCATAATCATGCGTCATCTTT encodes the following:
- the LOC138362160 gene encoding carboxypeptidase B-like, coding for MDLEWSFSTPFDPCSETYKGVTPFTEPETRGLQAIMETVGGIDLFIAFRGYGQSIVYPVLRNDIPPANIHEHEVLAMVFVHAVSYTSRGHINYEIGQSGPLYGLTSEDLAPEAQNRFIYTIDLPYKGRYGLLHSESNISSTLMETTAGIMCMVRHITNTGHCTNP